The DNA region tttgctTAGGTTGATTTagttgactgaaaatattttatttttgactaaatattttactgcaaaacaaacacggtaaaattttaaaatattttcttgaaaatattttacatcaaaacaaacggagcgtaagaaacattttttttttcttaaactatAATTATATGTTGTTACTTTTTACAACATGAaagtattatatttttaaaattaaaaaagatcaCTGTTGATGCCtattttttgcaaatccatACCCAAAAGCCTATGAGGAAGAAAACCCAATAAGTTGCAAGACGCAAAAACCCATAGGaggaaagcccaatgaaaagcaAGGTCTGAAGAAAGAAGTAGCGATCTACAGTAGAATACGAATCTGCTGCAGAATACAAGTCTGCCGCAAAATACAGCTCTGCCGCAGAATGCAGTTTTTTGGCAGAATGGTTTCAGCAGATGAAGATAAATTGGGCCCAAGACCCTTTTGATTCAATAAACATTATTTGGCCCACAAAGGCCCAAATCCTTTTGGATGAAGAAGATAGGCATGAAAACTAATATGGAGAAGCacgatgaaaagaaacaaggaatgTCAAAAAGTGTCAGCAGCTGGAATcacgtgaaggaaagaaaaatcaaaccaaagaaaatgacaaatgcaGTAGGAACGCgtgaagaaaaaagacaaaaaacagGCAGTGGCAAGAAACAGAACCAATCTGCTACAGTAGGAATGACGTGggaataaaagaagaaaaatgagtaaGCACAGAAAGGTCGGggcaccaccaacctgtacccagccaatacaagggaggtgggccCACGGTCAAGGAGATTCaaagggtgtggtttggtggtggggggaaAAGAGGatctatatttggtttcctgcCATAACTTATTTTGGGAGTATACCTTGCTAGGATAGTATCTTACACAAAAGAAGTAATAGATAATTGGGACCATCTGATGCATGCCATAAAGCTAGGTAGTAAGATAGCCCAAGAGGTAGAGGTATACGGCAAGAACAGACAAAATGGAATTTTGTCGTGAAATGAGTAATGGTGCAGCAAACAAATTGAGCAATGGCAGAGGCAACCAATGGGTCAGTGGGTAGTCTTGAATGGATGCCCACAACGAACCAAAAACAATTGGTGAAGCCCTATgggtaaaagggagaaatcccattgaatttgttcactataaaaggaggtaACCGTGGATGAGAAAGAGGAGAGGAACGGGAACGCAGTAAGCACGAGAGAACCCAAAGGTGAGGGGGACGGGAGACCCAATGGGAAGGGAACCCAAGAGAGGAAGCACCTAAGGGAAAAGACCCAAGTGAGAAAAACAACCTACGGCAAGAGAGTAGAAAGAAacctaaaagtaaaaaataaataaaacgaagagaaagaaagaaactggtaaaaagaagagagaaaacgcAGCAAGAAtaggggcatgcatcaatagaccatcttttccccccctcttagcaaacccactctttgaagTCTCCAAAAAAATGATAGCTAGTAACCATTTAggcctattctccaaaatgcacaactttgatggcaAAAGCTTATGGCAGGAGCCTATAACAAGGTTGTTcaatttggggtttgggttccttcttggtttacttattctatgggAAGACTCAATATCTAATTTtgatcacaaatatatttgatttcactcaTTAAAACTTATATCTACTGTATTTAGTTATCATGTTGTAGCACGTTTTTTATCATATCTGCCGCATCAGTTGTCCTGCTGTTGTATTTTTACTTGTTGAACTAATTATTCTGCTGTAGCAccctttttattgtatttatcgTGTTATCTCTACCCTTCTTGCTGaagctttcttctttatttgttgtTACGTGTTTTACTTCTAACCCATTATCCtgccataagtatatatatacatatattttgtttctcacattcTGTATAtacgtataagtatatttatgaatatacgtatatatatatttgagaatatgctaacccaAGTAACCTTGCTCAATTGGTATTTTTcttgggttttaaatttgtttatgtgTAGGAAGTAAAAAAGTATTTCTGCAGAAAATGAAGAGTAGTCATTCACAACAGTTTTATTGCACTGCAGACAATCTTACCATACAACAGAAAAGTTAGACCTGCGGCAGAAACTGGAGAAAAATTCCTTCTGCGGCAGAAACAAGGAATAAGCCCACTTTGCAGCGTCTTCCCTTGGGCTTGGACTCAttgtttgcgcacaagccggaccaaagagggttgctattggaccggtcccaacttTCTGATCTAGAAAACTTTGGGACCTAGTGTAGCGGCAAGCGACCCAGCCCAATATTTGCAAAAAAAGCCTACACAATCACATATGAACACAGGCATAGCACGTGTGAAAAGGCTAATTCATCATTAATTGAACTATTTACTTTGTGTGCCTTTGGTTTGGCTTAATTAATGAAttaaataaccttatttatTAGATactataattttgaaattttcactttttttaagtACAACTTAGCTAAAtctaacttatttttatttcataaaaaaaaaaaaattactaaatgcAAGACTAGACTTTGTGTCATGACCAAAAAGAATAAGGGAAAGTTGAGATTGAACCATCATGTGAACAAGTAGATCAATTTCTTAACCCAAACAAGGGGTTAGTTAGTCTAGTAGTTCCTCGACCTCAAAATTCTCACCATGAGATCTTGAGTTCTATTAGCATCTAGTATCCAAAATTCCAATCAATATTTACAAACCATCTTCAAGGATTTATTCTCTTAATTATCTTGTGTGTGAAAGACAGAAGATTGCACCTGCTCTCAGTGAACGGTCAAATATCATGAttaactattttattattattatatttgtatgtgtgtgaaatGACAACACCTTTTTAAAGTCTCATTTCTTCTGGTTATAAGTGTAGTTTAacacaatttattttctaagcAAAACACGTGAATGAAATAAACTCATCGAACCGAGCTCTTTTAGTTAGAGTTGTagacaatttctttttcttgagaagATATTTCTCTTTCAAAGACGCAGCATATCATTAATTGAACGGACAAAAACAagttgatttattattttggtttttttttttttattataaaaacaacGCTATAACTCATAGTCGCTAAACGAGCAAAGTTTTGTCAAGTAGTGCATATTCAAGCTTGACTCGTcaggaaaaattaaaagatcGAGCTTACTTTGAGCTTGCgacaagcctaaaaatagtgtttgagcttGAACTCgggaaaaaaccaaaaagtttgaGTTTGGCTTAGCTTagcttggcttgattaattagtcaagccaaactcaagcttaatatcaaactcaaactcaaactcaagctAGGTCAagttttgagcttgagatctaaaaaaattacattattaaatgcttaGATGATTGATAGGGAATGATCATATGTGGcttacttaattaattaattatttttaaatgtaactatggtctaaagtggttcttgatcagtttaaaaggagaaaaaaaaattaagataatataGATAATAGTCTCATGTTGGtcatgtcattattaagatatgtgtaatAAGTATATTTATTTAACACATATGaacttataaatgagtctatacttgaattgttgtgtatcaaACTTATTAGCTCATGAGCTTGTtcgtgaacaattttttttgtttgggctccgcttgtttattaaatgagCCTAAAATTAAGACTCAAGCttgacttatttataaacaaacaaatatatacaAACTTTTTATCAAGTCAAACCCGAATTGTTCATAATTAGTTTTGTTCATTTACCGCCCTAATAACTTATGTCCCCTTATTAGTTAGTTTATCAAACCCTCAAGATTCCATTCCTCATCAGATATAATAccaagatatatatttttatatgctaaaaactaaaaagtcgTGAACATTtgtgcatttattttttttttatcagtatttatttatttttataataatagagttgcaatttttttaataaaataattgaggAGATTAGATGACCGCGCGGGAAGGATTAGGAGGAGGAGAAAGTCTAAAATATGGAGGCCCCCACGAAGAACCATGAATAAATGACCATGTGTGACTGACAGTGATACAGGTACTGGTTGTACTACGCACATGTCTGTCATTCCAACAAGTACTTTaccaagttttttctttttcttttttcgttttttttttttttgataagaaagagTTAGAATAATTGAACGAGCGTTGCGTTATATTAATAAGCAGTGTTTAATCTTATAAACATGTATAAATACagttaaaaataatcacaattatataatattatattatattatttataaaatatatgtataGGACTAcacattatttatataattttgcacTTTGCCTCAAAATTTTTTCGATTTTTACACTCATTAATTCacttaacacaaaattaaaaattaaataggacacagtgcaaaattgagaatctgattaaaatctaattagattttctttaaattttggctattaaaatctatatataaaaatatatatgtatatatgtatagattttatgattttatgaagaaaaaaattctgttaggatgtgtttatgatccgcttattttgctaaaattgaaaactttttactaaaagtactatagataaaagtataagttaattgaaatattacaatgagacccatgaatagtaccaaaaagtgcagtgaggccatgaatagtagtaaaaataagctgaataataaaataaattggctTTTTAATTTACAGTGAAACGCACACTTAGTGACCAACCAAAATTTTGCAAAAGAATAATAAGCATGGTACAAAAAGGACCCTCGGCGGCTAGGCCACATTATAACACATGTTTAAAGCATTCACATTGGGAATGACATATGCCATATGTTAGTAATATTTAGCATCTAAGCCTTAAAACCCCCCAACAGCAAGTCTTGCAAAAAGctattattgcaaaaaaaaaattgcatttgtGCTACAGTGCAATTGTAAATATAAAATCGCATTGTAACTCAATTGTAAAATCAAAAAACATTAACCCAATTCTGATCTTGGGGCTTGCAACTTCACCAAGGTGGGTTTCAACAAATAGGGCTTTAGGAACACCaatatgaagttttttttttttttttttttttttttttttttgtgcgcgCGCTGTGAACACTAATGTCAAGTAGAATTCAAAGAACCCAATTAAAGGAATCCTCAAAAAGATTGAAACATGACCTAGACAATTTAAACTCTTGGATCTTCCTCTATTCCTTTCTATCCAAAGAGACCAAAGTccaaaagttaataaaatattaaaatgttccaTAGCAATTGATGCTGGACAAAATTCCaacttttcaaacttttttcatatattttttattggatgtgaattttgaaaatctaaccgttgaatttcatgtactttatgttcttaacatgtatatcaaattttgttcaaatcggatgttatttaatGTCCGATcgataaacataatttttatgggtaattttaaatcataaaaacttaaaatttaaacattttatttgaTGGCATAGCTACTGATTTTCGAtcttcttgaaaattttcaagtatggagaatataataagaatatgcaatccaatggttagattttcaaaattcacatataataaaaagatattggcGAAGTTTGATGAGTTTcttggagagaaactttttccTTTGATGTTTATAGAATATTAGTATTGAGTTACATTTAGCATGTAACGACTCATAATGAGGAAAGCCAAAAGAGGAGATATATAACCATTAGGTGTGCCTAATTTGTCCCAAACAAATCTAGTGCCGAAGGCTCTCATAGTGGTCGAGGATCAAGTTCCATACTTATATATATGGTAGTGtagtttattgattttttttttttaaatgtgaaataaacaggataaagtttagttataaaattggttgtagccttacttaatatctttttattagagatgaattttgacaaatccaccattggattacatcttcttctaatatccttcatacttacaaaatttctagaaaagtAAAGATTTatagttatatcatcaataaattgtttaaattgcaaatttttgtagcTTAAAGTTATGCATGAAATATAagattatagattatatagtaaataatatccgattaacacaaaatttgacatgtgtattaattaagagcgtaaaaaaatgcaattcaacagttaaagtttcaaaatttgtagtaaaatttattttattgtgtaaggttgtatttttatgttacaataaattttgtacctaaattttttcttaaacagAAAAACTCGAATCAAAGTGGTATATAACATTAGGAATGAACACCAACGGCTCAACCCCTAGGCAATTTTGCTCTTAAAGGTATaatactatatttatataacaatctaaaataaaacacttgtcatacctttttatttattttcttttgaaaatcaTGAGTTTCATGACTTTTTGTTTCTCAggccaaaagaaaatttgagagcatacatacatacatacatttatatataaagttggAAATCTCAAGCTGGATGATGCAATAAATTAGTTTTTAGgctttatattatatttcagCTAGAAATTAATTTATGTATTCCGTCAAACTTCTAGCGAACATGTCCCCATTTctagcaaaatattttcaacgTTTCCTGTAATTTAATTGGCCTCCTAATGGCATAAAAGTGCCGATgtctttgaaagaaaaaacaaatgtcattcacttgaaaattttgttatgaCATTAATTTAAGACTAATAAAAGATTGGTGGGTCTAGAAGACTTCttaattatgtcaatttggGAAGTTTTATTTCAACATCGAAATGTCCTCTCTCAGGTAGTGAAATTCACCCCCTTCTCATGGGTCGAACAACCAATACGTTTTGGCGTTGGTAATATCATTTTATTCATTTGCTAATAATATTACTTTCTGATTACAATAGTCTCTTTGCTTTATAAAATATAGACCTTTAACATTGGTCCACGTAGAGCACAAGGTGAACTTTGAAATTTTAGCTGGTGACTTGTATGTGTGGGCATGAACTTGTATTATGGTCTCCAAAACTATAACGTTTGACGATAGTTTGAATCGATGATGAGTCTATTAAACTTTCATACATCAATCAAAACAGGTAAGTTGTAAGAGTTTGgtggaaagaaaaaatacaactaGAGTAAGGAGTGGGTTCAACTTCCTAACTTTCGTGGAAAAAACTTTCAGTTGTCCAATGCAATAACTACCCTAAATTTTCATGTAGTAATGATGGTAAAAGACCAACTGTTCGAATAGATTGGTAATCTATTGATTGGTAACAGGATAATTAGTCGAGGTTCTACGTTGAAGTCAGAGAGTTCATACGAAGGCCATGAATTTGGGAGTCgcaaaatttgaattcaataaaaataagagaaatattatattcacaatatttttacaacaaatcttatgtgATAAATAATTACTGGTTTTAATCTAAACTTAATCCACTATTAGCATTACtttttaatccataataataaCTTGCctcttaaaatttgttgtaaaattattgtgaaaatgttgtggatgtaatattactccaaaaataaatttggcCCCAAATATAATCCTTAagaaccttaaccccttaaacaaaaaataaataaataaataaaagctcaagcaacaacaataaaagttaatccaaataacaacaaaaatagcccaaacaaaaataagactaagctaaacaataaaaaatgaacaaattattcaacaacaaacccattcaaacttcaaaaaaaaaaactcataatcaTTTAAATCTATAACTCGTTTAACCCATTTGGccatttcataaaaataattcttaatttcattttttttttttaaataccaaGAGAAATACTGTAGCCATGAGTTCTCATCAGCGGCAATACCAATAACTCTGTTCTCTTCAGCTTTGCAATCACTAGTCGTAACAACTCTGCTTTCCTTGGTGACTTAACTCGCAGTCACAGCAAGAATCATTTATTgcacttgctctctctctctctctctctctctctctctctctctctcatttcaaatgctctcttacttttttatgatgttaatatattcaagtttttttattattagattttataaaatttaagtttcttaatgattACTCTAAAAAATTCCTAGAACCATTATCCTAATACATTTAAGACATGTAGGAGAGTAAGTTGATACAAGttgaggaaaataaaaatttgtttccgcattttaaaattatgaaaaactaGTGTGATGTGGGTTCCAATTAACtaaattggtaaagtctctaatggttgaataagatataATGTTCAATTCTTGTTTACAACAAAAACAGATTAGTTTCTTGGTCTGatgattaaaaaacaaatcacaaaaaccaatatcataagttgaaactctataaaatatatatatatatatatatatatatatatatatatatatatatatatatatatatatatatatatatatgtacggTACGGGATCCCCAAGCCCTTTGGGCCTTTGACCCTAGACCTATGGAACGGTCCCTAACCCAACCCCTTGTACGGGGTAAGGCCCCAGGCCCACAAGGTCATAGGCCTGATCATCGCACCGCGATGCTTGGCCCAAGGCGCATTGGGCCTGTGATCTCAGTCAACTGCATCTCAGATGGGAACGTGATTGCTCGGGAGTGCACATCTTGGCTATCTAGTAGGGCCTTGGGGAATATCGCCGCCGAACAACCTATAAGAGGtgggaaccagttccaatgccactcccAACAAACATCCACTTTGAAACAATGGAATTGGACCCCATCTCTACTAATAATCAGGAATAATCATGACATTCCCACTAACCTTACACTATAAATAAGAGACTAGGATGAGAAGTATGAGGGTTGGAAAACTGGGGAGAGAGGACTAATAGAAAAGAGTGaggaaactaagaaagaaaggaaagcaacCTTGCGAAGGAGGGCTTGCAGAAACTGGAGATCATTTGGCTCACTAAGCACAAGatcacccatagtaggaaatctTAAGTCCAtgatacaaatagattgtgagcccacaGTAGAGGTTGAGCCCTATAACCATAATTTGAGTAATCACAATTAGCGCCCACCGTGAGGTCCTCTTACAAAGTTATGGTTCTGCCAGGACGTGAACGGGAAAATGTTTGGAGGTCAATCAGGGACTAATGCTGAGATTGGCTTAGGGAGGTCTTCTCGGGGATCCACCTAGCAGGAAAGAAGGCAGAAGGGACACGAAGATAGGGAGTATGAGGAAGAAGGGTAGTCCAGCCTCAAAGAAGGGTCGTTTCAAATGCACCGAACAATGTCCGATGCTTTCAGGCGCAATCGTTTCGACAGAAGGGACAAAGAGCTCGAGCGAAGGTATGAGGAGCTTGAACATCTACGTGGGTTGGTGAGGGATTTGGAGTTCGAAACGAGAGGTAGGCGCCGGAGAAGGGACCATGAAGAGCAAGGAGAATGGTCGGCTAATGTGGGAGGTCGCTATGGGGCTAGTTCCCACCATTCCAGATTTCATCGACACTGGGATTGCACCCAGGAGTATGCAGATCGGGACTCGATTTTCTAGGAGGAGCGACAACCCCAAAATGTCGCCATGGATGCTATGGGCCGCGCATTATGCCAAGCTGCCCGATCGCCATTTTCAAGGGACATTGAACGAGCCCCTATGCCGAACAGATTTACACGGCCACCATTCAATTCTTACGATGGAAagacagacccggtggaacatgtaagCCATTACATTCAGATGATGTCTTTACACACTCATAATGATGCGCTGATGTGTAAGGTATTTCCTTCAAGTCTTGGTCCCACTGCtttgaggtggtttaatgggttaAGGAAAGGCTCGATACATAGTTTTTCTGAGTTAATTCAAGAGTTTAGTGTCCGGTTCGTGACATGCAGCTGAGTTACACAATCCATGGATGCATTACTATCGATGAAGATAGGGGCAGGGGAAACCCTCCGCAGCTATACTAACCGATATTGGGAACTGTATAACGAGATTAGCGGAGGTAATGAGAAAATCGCAGCGAGTACCTTTCGATTAAGGTTGCCTGAGGATTCTAAACTATGAGACTCGTTGACAAGGAGGCCACCCAAGGATATGAAGTAGCTGATGAGGCGCATTAAGGAATACAAAAGGTTGGAGGACGACTGGCAACAGAATAAGGGCAAAGCTCCGATCGTGAGCTTGCCTCGGCTGGGGGGTTTTCAATCAAGGCCCCGAAGGGATTTGAGGATTCGGGATCCAGGCACATAGGTTGGGAAGGTAAATGTGATGTTCAAAGAGCCAGTACACAGAATCGCGGATTGGATAAAAAATGAGCCATACTTTCGATGGCCGAATAAGATGGAAGGCAACCCTTCGAGGAGAAACCAAAACCTGTACTGTACTTACCATAAGGACAAGGGGCGTACCACTGAGCAATGCAGAGTACTAAAATACCATCTAAAGCAGCTAGTAAAAGCAAGATACTTGAACGAGTTTATGGTAGACCCTAGGAATGAAGACGCCAGACAAGGAGCTCAGCCTCAAGGAAACCCTCTCCCACCCCCGTTAGGAGTGATAGAGGTCATTCATGTCGCTTCAAGGGGTACCGTGGTGTCCGGAAGGAGAGGGGTGTTGACTGTGGTCTTAGTAGAAGGTTTCCCAAGAAAACAACCATCCGAGAAGAAGTTAAAGCTCACTTGGGAGCCCATTGCCTTCAATGATGATGATCTAGAAGGAATGTTCTAGCCACACGACGATGCTCTAGTGGTCACCACTCGAATAAATGGCTTCATAGTGAAAAGGGTATTAATAGATTAAGGGAGTGGTGTTGAAGTGATGTATCCCAACCTATTCAGGAGGCTAGGGTTGAAAAACGAGGATCTTACTAAATACGACACACCCCTGGTGGGGTTCGATGGCCAGATGGTGATCCTAGAAGGGCAGATTTCACTTCCTGTGAACATAGAGGGCAAGGAGGTAATGGTGACGTTCATAGTGGACGCTTCATTTTCGCCATACACGGCAATCCTTGAAAGGCCTTGGATTCATGCAATGGGGGCAATTCCAACCACCATGCATGTGAAAGTCAAGTTCCGCACTAAGCAGGGTATTACCATAGTAAGGGGAAGTCAAcaagtggccaggcaatgcttAGTGGCTGCCATTAATTGGGAAATCAGGCAGAAGGAGTCAGCTGAGGAAGTTCCATTATAGCAATTACCGAGGCCCCAGGATGACAAAGGGGCTTATGGTGCCGAGCAACTGATAAAGGTGAGGATACTGCCGGACTATAACAAAAGCTTCCAAATAGGAACAAGTATGAAGGACGAAGATAGGGTGGGGATGCTATTGTTCCTTGTGCAGAATGTGGACGTGTTTGCTTAGAGCCCGTACGAGGTGCCCGGGGTGGACCCCGAGTTCATAGTTCATAAACTTAATGTGGACCCTTTGTACCCTCCCAAGTAGCAGAGGTCAATGAGATCGACTAAGAAGCACGCTAATGCTATCAAGCAAGAGGTTAAGAAATTGAAGGAAGCCGAGGTTGTAAAGGAAATATTTTTTCCAAAGTGGCTTACGAATAccgtggtggtgaaaaagaaaaatggcaaACGAAGGGTTTGTGTTGATTTCACTGACCTGAACCAAGCATGTCCAAAGGATCCATTTCCCATGTCGAAGATTGATTAGCTGGTAGATGCCACCTATGGACATACGAGGATGAGTTTTCAGGACGCTTCTCAGGGTTATCATCAGATTACTCTGGCTGCCGAAGATCAAGAGAAGATGGCATTCATTTCCCCTGATGCTAACTACCATTATACCgtgatgccatttgggttaaagaaTGTTGGAGCCACATATCAacggatgatgacgagaatgttcaGAGACAAGATTGGGCGCACAGTCAAGGTTtacattgatgatatggtggtgaaaagcataCAGGAGACACAGCATATTGATGACCTTAAAGAGGTGTTCGAAGTACTTCGACGGCACAAGCTACGCCTCAATGCCgacaagtgtgctttcggagtggGGGCCTGCAAGTTCCTAGGGTATTTGATCACTATTCGGGGGATAAAAGTCAACCCTGACCAAATTGAAGTGGTAAAATGCCTCAAACCACCGAGTAATCCGAAGGAAGTCCAATTACTGACCGGTATGTTAGCTGCCCTTAACCATCTTATTTCCAAATTCGCCGATCGATGCCGTCCATTCTATCAACTTCTAAAAAAATGGAAGGGATTCCAATGGAACGAAGAGTGTGAAAGGGCTTTCCAAGGCTTGAAGGAATATTTAATGCGAGTCCCTATGCTGACAGCCCTAGAGCCTGGGGAAGACTTATACATGTATCTCTCGGTGTCCGAGCATGCTGTCAATGCCGTACTGCTGAGAGATCAGGGAGTGCAGCAGCCTATATACTATATCAGCAAGACCTTGGTCGATGCCGAGACAAGGTATTTACCTTTGGAGAAGTTAGTTTTGGCATTAGTCCACGCCACGAGGAAGCTACCCCACCACTTTCAGGCTCATATCGTTTATGTATTGACCGAGTATCCTCTACAGTTGCTGTTAAGAATATCTGATTTCACGGAAAGaatagctaagtggggaactcAGCTGGGCTCTTTTGACATTAGGTATAGGCCTAGAAGCTTGAtgaagggtcaggtcctcgccAATTTTGTTGCAGAGTTTTCCCCGAGGAGGGGGGAGATCATTTGCTGTATAGAAGTAATCCCATAGAAGGTATTTGTAGACGGTGTGTCCAACGCTTTAGGGGCCAGAGCTGGGATAGTAGTCATCACCCTAGAAGGAATTAAATTAGAGCATTCCTTTAGGTTAGGCTTTAAGGCCTCTAATAACGAAGCCGAGTATGAGGCCCTGCTGGT from Castanea sativa cultivar Marrone di Chiusa Pesio chromosome 6, ASM4071231v1 includes:
- the LOC142639921 gene encoding uncharacterized protein LOC142639921; translated protein: MEGNPSRRNQNLYCTYHKDKGRTTEQCRVLKYHLKQLVKARYLNEFMVDPRNEDARQGAQPQGNPLPPPLGVIEVIHVASRGTVVSGRRGVLTVVLVEGFPRKQPSEKKLKLTWEPIAFNDDDLEGMRLGLKNEDLTKYDTPLVGFDGQMVILEGQISLPVNIEGKEVMVTFIVDASFSPYTAILERPWIHAMGAIPTTMHVKVKFRTKQGITIVRGSQQVARQCLVAAINWEIRQKESAEEVPL